From Pseudomonas fluorescens, one genomic window encodes:
- a CDS encoding nuclear transport factor 2 family protein, which produces MSQDNDSMLARIDRLESLDAIRQLAGKYALALDMRDMDAMANCFAPDVRVGRDKSGRAHLKAWLDETMRKQFHGTSHHLGQHIIEFSDADHATGVVYSKNEHETGPEWVIMQMLYWDDYERIDGRWCFRRRLPCYWYATDLNKPPIGGLKMRWPGREPYAGSFHELFPSWDAFWAQRPDKDALPQIAEPAPLEGFLTTLRRGAGDPKIRVR; this is translated from the coding sequence ATGAGCCAGGACAACGACAGCATGCTGGCGCGTATCGACCGCCTGGAATCGCTGGATGCGATCCGCCAACTGGCCGGCAAGTACGCGCTGGCCCTGGACATGCGCGACATGGACGCCATGGCCAACTGCTTCGCCCCGGACGTGCGGGTCGGTCGCGACAAAAGCGGTCGCGCGCACCTCAAGGCGTGGCTGGATGAAACCATGCGCAAGCAGTTCCACGGCACCTCCCATCATTTGGGCCAGCACATCATCGAATTCAGCGATGCCGACCACGCCACCGGCGTGGTCTATTCGAAGAACGAGCATGAGACCGGGCCTGAGTGGGTGATCATGCAGATGCTCTACTGGGACGACTACGAGCGGATCGACGGGCGCTGGTGCTTCCGCCGCCGCTTGCCGTGCTACTGGTACGCCACCGACCTCAACAAACCGCCAATCGGCGGCCTGAAAATGCGCTGGCCAGGGCGCGAACCCTACGCCGGCAGCTTCCACGAGCTGTTTCCGTCCTGGGACGCGTTTTGGGCCCAACGCCCGGACAAGGACGCCCTGCCACAAATCGCCGAACCGGCACCGCTGGAGGGTTTCCTGACCACCCTGCGGCGCGGGGCAGGTGATCCGAAAATTCGCGTTCGCTGA
- a CDS encoding acyl-CoA dehydrogenase family protein translates to MKIGFSAADEAFRQEVAQWLAEHLDGEFAALRFRGGPGDEHSYPEERKAWERELASGAWIGVGWAREHGGRGLSISQQVIFHEEYARAGGPGRMGHIGEGLVGPTLAAFGTPTQQQRLLPGILDGSQYWCQGYSEPGAGSDLANVQTRARLDDSGEHWLISGQKVWTSLAHEADWCFVLARTEPGSQGHHGLSFLLVPMAQDNIRVQPIQQLTGTSEFNEVFFDQAVTHADNLIGQPGDGWKIAMALLGFERGVSTLGQQMQFQNELDEVIRIARANGAAQDPLLRQRIAQAWAGLKVLRYNSLRMLSGPQDGNLGREAMIYKLAWSTWHSDLGKLAMDVLGDAAEILDAAPYQLNRLQSLFLFTRSDTLYGGSNEIQRNVIAERALGMPREVRVNG, encoded by the coding sequence ATGAAAATCGGATTCAGTGCTGCCGACGAGGCGTTCCGCCAAGAGGTCGCGCAATGGCTGGCCGAACACCTGGACGGCGAGTTCGCGGCCTTGCGCTTTCGCGGCGGGCCGGGGGACGAACACAGCTATCCCGAAGAACGCAAAGCCTGGGAGCGCGAACTGGCCAGCGGCGCCTGGATCGGCGTTGGCTGGGCCAGGGAGCACGGCGGACGCGGTCTGTCGATCAGTCAGCAGGTGATCTTCCACGAGGAATACGCCCGCGCGGGCGGCCCGGGGCGCATGGGACATATCGGCGAAGGCCTGGTCGGCCCGACCCTCGCCGCCTTCGGCACACCGACCCAGCAGCAACGCCTATTGCCCGGGATCCTCGACGGCAGCCAGTACTGGTGCCAGGGCTATTCGGAGCCGGGCGCCGGTTCCGACCTGGCCAACGTGCAGACCCGCGCCAGGCTGGACGACAGCGGCGAACACTGGCTGATCAGCGGGCAGAAGGTCTGGACGTCCCTGGCTCACGAGGCCGACTGGTGCTTCGTGCTGGCGCGCACCGAACCGGGGAGCCAGGGACATCATGGCCTGTCGTTCCTGCTGGTGCCGATGGCCCAGGACAACATCCGCGTGCAGCCGATCCAGCAACTGACCGGCACCAGCGAATTCAACGAAGTGTTCTTCGACCAGGCCGTGACCCACGCCGACAATCTGATCGGCCAGCCGGGCGACGGCTGGAAGATCGCCATGGCGTTGCTGGGGTTCGAGCGCGGCGTGTCGACACTGGGTCAGCAGATGCAGTTCCAGAATGAGCTAGACGAAGTCATCCGCATCGCCCGCGCCAACGGCGCCGCCCAGGACCCGCTGCTACGCCAGCGCATCGCTCAGGCCTGGGCCGGGCTCAAGGTGTTGCGCTACAACTCGCTGCGCATGTTGTCAGGTCCGCAGGATGGCAATCTTGGGCGTGAAGCAATGATCTACAAGCTCGCCTGGTCCACCTGGCACAGCGACCTCGGCAAACTGGCCATGGACGTGCTGGGCGACGCCGCGGAAATCCTCGACGCCGCGCCCTACCAGCTCAACCGCCTGCAGTCACTGTTCCTGTTCACCCGCTCCGACACCCTCTACGGCGGCAGCAACGAAATCCAGCGCAATGTGATCGCCGAACGAGCACTGGGGATGCCGCGGGAAGTGCGGGTCAACGGCTGA
- a CDS encoding acyl-CoA dehydrogenase family protein, whose translation MEFAFTEEHLMIRDSAERFLAQASDSHAVRAAMNSAQGHDSEVWQRIGQELYWPALMVPERFGGMGLGFVELAILLEQSGRYLLGSPLFATACLATPALLLGHNEALQEHWLGAIAAGEARATLAFASTPGLSASSVQALAQPQPDGWTLDGQYAQVIDGASADLLVVAARAPGTRDEQGISLFAVPGDTPGLIRTALPTLDQTRRLARVELQQVKLSEAQRLCGPEHGWAVLRDTLLIATCGLAAEQTGGAQQALDLTLAYIGERRQFKRTIASFQAIKHRCADMMLQVECARSAAYYAACVAQERLDPQGDAAVISELELAAATAKIHASEGFFHCASESIQLHGGVGFTWEYDPHLYFKRARASEQLLGNPALHRERLAAHLLGEHA comes from the coding sequence ATGGAGTTCGCTTTTACCGAAGAACACCTGATGATTCGCGACAGTGCCGAGCGCTTTCTCGCTCAGGCCAGCGACTCGCATGCCGTGCGCGCGGCGATGAACAGCGCCCAGGGCCATGACTCCGAAGTCTGGCAACGGATTGGCCAGGAGCTGTACTGGCCGGCGCTGATGGTGCCGGAGCGGTTTGGCGGCATGGGCCTGGGATTTGTCGAGCTGGCGATCCTGCTGGAGCAAAGTGGACGCTACCTGCTCGGTTCGCCGCTGTTCGCCACCGCCTGCCTGGCCACCCCTGCCCTGTTGCTGGGCCATAACGAGGCCCTGCAGGAGCATTGGCTGGGCGCGATCGCCGCCGGTGAAGCCCGCGCCACCCTGGCCTTCGCCAGCACCCCCGGACTCAGCGCCAGCAGTGTGCAAGCCCTGGCACAACCGCAGCCCGACGGCTGGACCCTCGACGGCCAATACGCGCAAGTCATCGATGGCGCCTCGGCCGACCTGCTGGTGGTCGCCGCCCGCGCCCCTGGCACCCGCGATGAACAGGGCATCAGCCTGTTCGCGGTGCCGGGCGACACCCCGGGATTGATCCGTACAGCACTGCCGACCCTCGACCAGACCAGGCGCCTGGCACGGGTTGAACTGCAGCAGGTCAAACTCAGCGAAGCGCAACGCCTGTGCGGCCCGGAACACGGCTGGGCGGTACTGCGCGACACCCTGCTGATTGCCACCTGCGGCCTCGCCGCCGAACAGACCGGCGGCGCGCAGCAGGCGCTCGACCTGACCCTCGCCTACATCGGCGAACGCCGCCAGTTCAAACGCACCATCGCCAGTTTCCAGGCGATCAAGCACCGCTGCGCCGACATGATGCTGCAGGTCGAATGCGCGCGTTCGGCGGCCTATTACGCCGCCTGTGTGGCCCAGGAACGCCTCGATCCGCAGGGTGACGCGGCGGTGATCAGCGAGCTTGAACTGGCGGCTGCCACCGCGAAGATCCACGCCAGCGAAGGGTTTTTCCATTGCGCCAGCGAGTCGATCCAACTGCATGGCGGCGTCGGTTTCACCTGGGAATACGACCCGCACCTGTACTTCAAACGCGCCCGCGCCAGCGAGCAATTGCTGGGCAACCCGGCGCTGCACCGCGAGCGCCTGGCCGCACATTTACTGGGAGAACACGCATGA
- a CDS encoding VOC family protein yields the protein MIDIRGLSYFVSQIENLSQWQRYAEDVLGMQVQPAPGGGLYVKMDERPFRMLIVEGSEARYLASGWELASESAFRAALDHLNANGIEHQPGTAAEVEQRGVQALVKLTDPSGNVHELSWGHRSDCLPFVSPQGVPRFITGDMGLGHAVLPAPNFDATLTFAKDVLGFELSDIFNFRPDPSAPPIRIHFLHCQNARHHSLALAEYPVPSGCVHVMVEVDSMTEVGRAHDRLRAHDVSLSATLGQHLNDRMTSFYMKTPSGFDLEYGYGGLQVDWAEHSAFEFTRVSIWGHDFSVGQQ from the coding sequence ATGATCGACATTCGCGGTTTGAGCTATTTCGTCTCGCAGATCGAAAACCTCAGCCAATGGCAGCGCTACGCCGAAGACGTGCTCGGCATGCAAGTGCAGCCGGCGCCGGGCGGTGGTTTGTACGTGAAAATGGATGAGCGGCCGTTTCGCATGCTGATCGTCGAAGGCAGCGAGGCGCGTTACCTGGCCTCCGGTTGGGAGCTGGCCAGCGAATCGGCGTTCCGCGCCGCCCTCGATCACCTGAACGCCAACGGCATCGAACACCAGCCAGGCACCGCCGCCGAAGTCGAGCAGCGTGGCGTGCAGGCGCTGGTCAAGCTCACGGATCCCTCGGGTAACGTCCATGAGCTGAGCTGGGGCCATCGCTCCGATTGCCTGCCGTTCGTCTCGCCGCAAGGCGTGCCACGCTTTATCACTGGCGACATGGGCCTCGGTCACGCCGTGCTGCCGGCGCCGAATTTCGATGCGACCCTGACGTTCGCCAAGGACGTGCTCGGCTTCGAACTGTCGGACATCTTCAACTTCCGTCCCGACCCTTCGGCGCCGCCGATCCGCATTCACTTCCTGCATTGCCAGAACGCCCGCCACCACAGCCTGGCGTTGGCCGAATACCCGGTGCCGTCGGGTTGCGTGCACGTGATGGTCGAGGTCGACTCGATGACCGAAGTCGGCCGCGCCCACGACCGCCTGCGTGCCCATGACGTGAGCCTGTCGGCAACCCTCGGCCAGCACCTCAACGACCGCATGACCAGCTTCTACATGAAGACGCCGTCCGGTTTCGACCTGGAGTACGGCTACGGCGGCCTGCAGGTCGACTGGGCCGAACACTCGGCATTCGAATTCACCCGCGTGAGCATTTGGGGGCACGACTTTTCGGTCGGCCAACAGTAA
- a CDS encoding CoA transferase subunit A, which yields MNKQLTAADAVAQLRDGMTIGFGGWGPRRKPMAIVREILRSPVKDLTVVAYGGPEVGMLCAAGKVKKLVFGFATLDAIPLEPYYRKAREAGELELLELDEGMFQWGLRAAGMRLPFLPTRCGLATDVTRLNPELKTVQSPYADGEVLLAMPALNLDMAFLHVNVADRLGNCLVTGPDPYFDHLFARAADQCFVSCEQIEERLELTAEQARGNTFERYLVSGVVHAPLGAHPTSCAPDYGWDIKHLKGYVASSQAENGWQDYVQTYIAAGEQAYQAQNGGADSMGALPLPVF from the coding sequence ATGAACAAACAACTGACGGCGGCCGATGCGGTCGCTCAACTGCGCGATGGCATGACCATCGGTTTCGGTGGCTGGGGTCCGCGACGCAAGCCAATGGCGATCGTGCGCGAGATCCTCCGTTCACCGGTCAAGGACCTGACGGTCGTCGCCTACGGCGGCCCGGAAGTCGGCATGCTGTGCGCAGCCGGCAAGGTCAAGAAACTGGTGTTCGGCTTCGCCACTCTGGATGCGATTCCGCTGGAGCCCTACTACCGCAAGGCCCGCGAGGCCGGCGAGCTGGAGTTGCTGGAGCTCGACGAAGGCATGTTCCAGTGGGGCCTGCGCGCCGCAGGCATGCGCCTGCCGTTCCTGCCGACCCGCTGCGGCCTGGCCACTGACGTGACGCGCCTCAACCCGGAACTCAAGACCGTCCAGTCGCCTTACGCCGATGGGGAGGTATTGCTGGCAATGCCGGCGCTTAATCTCGACATGGCCTTCCTACATGTCAACGTCGCCGACCGCCTGGGCAACTGCCTGGTGACCGGACCGGACCCGTATTTCGATCACCTGTTCGCCCGCGCCGCCGATCAGTGCTTTGTCTCCTGCGAACAGATCGAAGAGCGTCTTGAGCTGACGGCCGAGCAGGCCCGTGGCAACACCTTCGAGCGCTACCTGGTCAGCGGCGTGGTGCATGCGCCCCTCGGCGCCCACCCGACCAGTTGCGCCCCGGACTATGGCTGGGACATCAAGCACCTGAAGGGCTATGTCGCCAGCAGCCAGGCCGAGAACGGCTGGCAAGACTACGTGCAGACCTACATCGCCGCCGGCGAGCAGGCCTACCAGGCACAGAACGGCGGTGCCGATTCCATGGGCGCCTTGCCCCTTCCCGTGTTCTGA
- a CDS encoding CoA-transferase subunit beta, with amino-acid sequence MSATCDFTLAELMIVAASEAWRGNGEVIASGLGVIPRLGASLAKLTHSPELLMTDSEAFLVEEPIPLGPRGDFVPRYSGYLSFERVFECVWGGRRHAMIGPTQIDRWGQTNLSCVGDYQKPKTAILGVRGLPGNSINHRNSFFVPSHNSRVFVSGEVDMVSGVGFRAERWPQGVRRDLMDIHWVVSDLCVLDFNGPERAVQVLSLHPGVSFEQVQDNTGFPLLKSAQLAETVHPTVEQLALIRRLDPHDYRASAIKGNPPGIRTA; translated from the coding sequence ATGTCTGCAACCTGTGATTTCACCCTCGCTGAATTGATGATTGTCGCCGCCTCCGAAGCCTGGCGCGGCAACGGTGAAGTGATCGCCTCCGGCCTCGGCGTGATCCCGCGCCTGGGCGCCAGCCTGGCCAAACTCACCCACAGCCCGGAACTGCTGATGACCGACAGCGAGGCGTTCCTGGTCGAAGAGCCGATCCCCCTCGGCCCGCGTGGCGACTTTGTGCCGCGTTACTCCGGCTACCTGTCCTTCGAGCGGGTCTTTGAGTGCGTGTGGGGCGGGCGTCGTCACGCGATGATCGGGCCGACCCAGATCGACCGCTGGGGCCAGACCAACCTGTCCTGCGTCGGCGACTATCAAAAGCCCAAGACTGCGATCCTCGGCGTGCGCGGCTTGCCCGGCAACAGCATCAACCACCGCAACTCGTTCTTCGTCCCCAGCCATAACAGCCGGGTGTTCGTCAGCGGCGAAGTGGACATGGTCTCCGGCGTCGGCTTCCGTGCCGAGCGTTGGCCACAGGGCGTGCGTCGCGACCTGATGGACATCCATTGGGTGGTCAGCGACCTCTGCGTCCTCGATTTCAACGGCCCGGAACGCGCGGTGCAAGTGCTGTCGTTGCACCCAGGTGTCAGCTTCGAACAGGTCCAGGACAACACCGGTTTCCCGTTGCTCAAGTCGGCGCAATTGGCTGAAACCGTGCATCCGACCGTGGAGCAACTGGCGCTGATCCGCCGCCTCGATCCCCACGACTACCGCGCCTCGGCGATCAAGGGCAACCCGCCCGGCATCCGCACGGCCTGA
- a CDS encoding enoyl-CoA hydratase, with translation MYSSDSEFIVREDKAVYETDTPVLYSVVEGIATLTLNRPTFNNAQNSQMTYALDAALRQAVDDDCVKVIVLRGAGKHFSAGHDIGTPGRDIDKPFERAHLWWDHTNKPGGEQLYAREQEVYLGMCRRWRELPKPTIAMVHGACVAGGLMLAWVCDLIVASEDAFFQDPVVRMGIPGVEYFAHPYEMNPRIAKEFLFTGDRMSAARAHAVGMVNRLVPREELEQATYALAAGIARQPRMGLALTKQAINHVEDLQGKRTAMDAVFAWHHFAHAHNELLSGDKLGGFDAKGMAQANKQAEGERQ, from the coding sequence ATGTACAGCAGCGACAGTGAATTTATCGTCCGCGAGGACAAGGCCGTCTACGAGACGGACACCCCGGTGCTGTACAGCGTGGTCGAAGGCATCGCCACGCTGACGCTGAACCGGCCGACCTTCAATAACGCACAAAACTCGCAGATGACCTACGCCCTGGACGCCGCGTTGCGCCAGGCGGTGGACGACGACTGCGTCAAGGTCATCGTCCTGCGTGGCGCCGGCAAGCACTTCTCGGCGGGCCATGACATCGGCACCCCGGGGCGTGACATCGACAAGCCGTTCGAGCGTGCGCACCTGTGGTGGGACCACACCAACAAACCCGGTGGCGAGCAACTCTACGCCCGCGAGCAGGAGGTGTACCTGGGCATGTGCCGGCGCTGGCGGGAACTGCCCAAGCCGACCATCGCCATGGTGCACGGCGCCTGCGTGGCCGGTGGGTTGATGCTGGCCTGGGTCTGCGATTTGATCGTCGCCAGCGAGGACGCATTCTTCCAGGACCCGGTGGTGCGCATGGGCATTCCGGGGGTGGAGTATTTCGCCCATCCCTACGAAATGAACCCGCGCATCGCCAAGGAGTTCCTCTTCACCGGTGACCGCATGAGCGCCGCCCGGGCCCATGCGGTGGGCATGGTCAACCGCCTGGTGCCGCGTGAAGAACTGGAGCAGGCCACCTACGCTCTGGCCGCCGGCATTGCACGCCAGCCGCGCATGGGCCTGGCCCTGACCAAGCAGGCGATTAACCACGTCGAGGACCTGCAGGGCAAACGCACAGCCATGGATGCAGTGTTCGCCTGGCACCACTTTGCCCATGCCCATAACGAGCTGCTGTCCGGCGACAAACTGGGCGGCTTCGACGCCAAGGGCATGGCGCAGGCTAACAAGCAGGCCGAGGGCGAGCGTCAATGA
- a CDS encoding NAD(P)H-dependent flavin oxidoreductase, with protein sequence MNRWLDTPLTAALGCRYPIVQTAMGWVADANLVIATTEAGGFGFLAGATIASDQLEGEIRKVIAATGGSHFGLNFHMFQDNAAQCVDLAIQYRLRAVSYGRGPDKQTIARFKAAKVLCIPTVGALKHALKAVELGADLITIQGGEGGGHTGGVPSSILLPQVLAAVKVPVIAAGGFATGRGLASVLAAGGAGIAMGTRFLMTRESPTPAATLERYLKVNDPQQVRVTLAVDGMRHRMIENRFINHLERASAFGRLRIALGSAWSWKQQTGMSLGHMAAVFIRALREDPAALSQVVMAANQPVLLQRSMVDGIPDEGILPSGQVAAAIGELLSCREVIESIASEAQQCLDALLARSQPVSSNPPVSIGASL encoded by the coding sequence ATGAACCGCTGGCTCGATACGCCGCTGACTGCCGCCCTCGGCTGCCGCTACCCGATTGTGCAGACCGCCATGGGTTGGGTCGCCGACGCCAACCTGGTGATCGCCACCACCGAGGCTGGGGGCTTTGGCTTCCTCGCCGGCGCGACCATCGCCAGCGACCAACTGGAAGGCGAGATCCGCAAGGTGATTGCCGCCACTGGCGGGAGTCATTTCGGCCTCAATTTCCATATGTTCCAGGACAACGCCGCACAGTGCGTTGACCTGGCGATCCAGTACCGCCTGCGGGCGGTGAGCTACGGCCGTGGCCCGGACAAACAGACCATCGCCCGTTTCAAGGCCGCCAAGGTGCTGTGCATCCCAACGGTCGGCGCGCTGAAACACGCGCTCAAGGCGGTGGAACTGGGCGCTGATCTGATCACCATCCAGGGCGGCGAGGGCGGGGGGCACACCGGCGGTGTACCGAGTTCGATCCTGCTGCCCCAGGTGCTGGCGGCGGTCAAGGTGCCAGTGATTGCCGCCGGTGGATTCGCCACTGGCCGTGGCCTGGCCTCGGTGCTGGCCGCTGGCGGCGCGGGGATCGCCATGGGCACAAGGTTCCTGATGACTCGCGAATCGCCGACCCCGGCCGCGACCCTTGAACGCTACCTCAAGGTCAACGATCCGCAGCAGGTGCGCGTGACCCTGGCGGTGGACGGTATGCGCCATCGGATGATCGAAAACCGCTTCATCAATCACCTCGAACGGGCCAGCGCCTTTGGCCGTTTGCGCATTGCCCTGGGCAGCGCCTGGTCGTGGAAACAGCAGACCGGCATGAGCCTGGGGCACATGGCGGCGGTGTTTATCCGCGCCTTGCGCGAAGACCCGGCGGCACTCTCCCAGGTGGTCATGGCCGCCAACCAGCCGGTGTTGCTGCAACGCTCGATGGTCGATGGCATACCGGACGAGGGCATTCTGCCCAGTGGTCAGGTAGCCGCCGCCATCGGCGAATTGCTCAGCTGCCGTGAAGTCATCGAAAGCATCGCCAGCGAGGCCCAGCAATGCCTCGACGCATTGCTCGCGCGCAGTCAGCCCGTTTCCTCGAATCCACCCGTCAGCATTGGAGCCTCCCTGTGA